In Streptomyces sp. NBC_00414, a single window of DNA contains:
- a CDS encoding LacI family DNA-binding transcriptional regulator — protein MTTPPRVTIKDVAARAGVSKGAVSLAFNHKPGVSEATRDRIFEAARQLGWAPNLAARSLAGRRVDVVGLAICRPAKLLGLEPFYMEFISGVESVLTEQSCSLLLRLVRTVEEEVGLQDSWWRGKHVSGSILVDFRADDPRVAAVERLGVPVVAVGHPSLTGGLTSVWTDDASAVTEAVRYLAALGHRRVARVGGAAALGHTAIRTASFDAAARALGLTGAWQVATDFSGEAGARATRSLLTASAADRPTAIVYDNDIMAVAGLSVASEMGLSVPGDVSLLAWDDSQLCRLTHPTLSAMSHDVHGFGAEVARTLFGVITGVGGGGSHPVPTPVLTPRGSTAPPR, from the coding sequence ATGACGACACCACCCCGCGTCACGATCAAGGACGTCGCGGCCCGCGCCGGGGTGTCCAAGGGGGCCGTGTCGCTCGCCTTCAACCACAAACCGGGGGTGTCCGAGGCGACCCGGGACCGGATCTTCGAGGCGGCCCGCCAACTGGGCTGGGCGCCGAACCTCGCCGCCCGGTCGCTGGCCGGCCGGCGCGTGGACGTGGTGGGCCTCGCGATCTGCCGGCCGGCGAAACTGCTCGGGCTCGAACCGTTCTACATGGAGTTCATCTCGGGGGTGGAGAGCGTGCTGACCGAGCAGTCGTGCTCCCTGCTGCTGCGGCTGGTGCGCACGGTGGAGGAGGAGGTCGGGCTGCAGGACTCCTGGTGGCGGGGCAAGCACGTCAGCGGGTCGATCCTGGTGGACTTCCGGGCGGACGATCCGCGCGTGGCCGCCGTCGAACGGCTCGGGGTGCCCGTCGTGGCCGTCGGACACCCCTCGCTCACCGGCGGGCTCACCTCCGTGTGGACGGACGACGCGAGCGCCGTCACGGAGGCCGTGCGGTATCTCGCCGCGCTCGGGCACCGGAGGGTCGCGCGGGTCGGCGGGGCGGCCGCGCTGGGGCACACGGCGATCCGTACGGCCTCGTTCGACGCGGCGGCGCGGGCACTGGGGCTGACCGGGGCGTGGCAGGTGGCGACCGACTTCTCCGGGGAGGCGGGGGCGCGGGCCACGCGGTCGCTGCTGACCGCGTCCGCGGCCGACCGGCCGACGGCGATCGTGTACGACAACGACATCATGGCGGTGGCCGGGCTCTCGGTCGCCTCCGAGATGGGGCTTTCCGTGCCGGGGGACGTGTCACTGCTCGCCTGGGACGACTCGCAGCTGTGCCGGCTGACGCATCCGACGTTGTCTGCGATGAGTCATGACGTGCATGGGTTCGGGGCGGAGGTTGCTCGAACGTTGTTCGGCGTCATTACGGGGGTGGGGGGTGGGGGGTCGCATCCTGTGCCCACGCCTGTGCTGACCCCCAGGGGGTCCACAGCTCCGCCCCGCTGA
- a CDS encoding thiolase family protein translates to MPRTVRDVVFVDGVRTPFGKAGPKGIYHETRADDLVVKAIRELLRRNPGLDPKKIDEVAIAATTQIGDQGLTLGRTAGILAGLPQSVPGYSIDRMCAGALTAVTTAAGSVAFGAYDAVIAGGVEHMGRHPMGEGVDPNPRFVSDKLVDESALFMGMTAENLHDRYPTITKQRADEYAVRSQEKAAKAYANGKIQQDLVPVSVRNTNPEVGETGWGLVTADEPMRPGTTLENLAGLKTPFRVHGRVTAGNAAGLNDGATASIIASEEFAREHDLPVRMRLVSYAFAGVEPEVMGYGPIPATEKALAKAGLSIEDINLFEINEAFAVQVLAFLEHYGIADDDARVNQYGGAIAYGHPLASSGVRLMTQLARQFEEQPEVRYGLTTMCVGFGMGATVIWENPHHKDAGGDK, encoded by the coding sequence GTGCCTCGTACCGTCAGGGACGTCGTCTTCGTCGACGGCGTCCGCACCCCGTTCGGCAAGGCGGGCCCGAAGGGCATCTACCACGAGACCCGTGCCGACGATCTCGTCGTGAAGGCGATCCGGGAGCTGCTGCGCCGCAACCCCGGACTCGACCCGAAGAAGATCGACGAGGTCGCCATCGCCGCGACCACGCAGATCGGCGACCAGGGTCTGACGCTGGGCCGCACGGCGGGCATCCTGGCCGGGCTCCCGCAGTCCGTGCCCGGATACTCGATCGACCGCATGTGCGCCGGCGCGCTGACCGCCGTGACGACCGCGGCCGGCTCCGTCGCGTTCGGCGCGTACGACGCCGTCATCGCGGGCGGTGTCGAGCACATGGGCCGCCACCCCATGGGCGAGGGCGTGGACCCCAACCCCCGCTTCGTCAGCGACAAGCTCGTCGACGAGTCGGCCCTCTTCATGGGCATGACCGCGGAGAACCTGCACGACCGCTACCCCACGATCACCAAGCAGCGCGCCGACGAGTACGCCGTGCGCTCGCAGGAGAAGGCCGCCAAGGCGTACGCCAACGGCAAGATCCAGCAGGACCTGGTGCCGGTCTCGGTGCGCAACACCAACCCGGAGGTCGGCGAGACGGGCTGGGGCCTGGTCACCGCCGACGAGCCGATGCGCCCGGGCACCACCCTGGAGAACCTGGCAGGGCTCAAGACGCCGTTCCGCGTGCACGGCCGGGTCACCGCCGGTAACGCGGCCGGTCTGAACGACGGCGCCACCGCCTCGATCATCGCGTCCGAGGAGTTCGCCCGCGAGCACGACCTGCCGGTGCGGATGCGCCTCGTCTCGTACGCCTTCGCGGGCGTCGAGCCGGAGGTCATGGGCTACGGCCCGATCCCGGCCACCGAGAAGGCCCTCGCCAAGGCGGGCCTGTCGATCGAGGACATCAACCTCTTCGAGATCAACGAGGCCTTCGCCGTCCAGGTCCTCGCGTTCCTGGAGCACTACGGCATCGCCGACGACGACGCGCGCGTCAACCAGTACGGCGGCGCCATCGCGTACGGCCACCCGCTGGCCTCCTCCGGCGTCCGGCTGATGACCCAGCTGGCCCGCCAGTTCGAGGAGCAGCCGGAGGTCCGTTACGGCCTCACCACCATGTGCGTCGGCTTCGGCATGGGCGCCACGGTGATCTGGGAGAACCCGCACCACAAGGACGCCGGAGGCGACAAGTGA
- a CDS encoding 3-hydroxyacyl-CoA dehydrogenase NAD-binding domain-containing protein has product MSTTELLKGAAELFPDEVVTSAHVRHLDLPFGAGRFALITLDNGFDHTKPTTFGPASLANLNAAIDQVEKEASASEIIGVGVTGKPFIFAVGADLKGVELLKEHKDALAIGKGGHEVFKRLSALAVPTFAYYNGAAMGGGVEVGLHCSYRTVSASLPAFSLPEVFLGLVPGWGGCALLPNLIGADKAVSVIIENSLNQNKQLKGVQVYELGIADALFEGADFLEQSLIWTASVLKGEIVVDRPVIDRGEAWDQAVAKGRFIADSKVHGAAPAAYRALDIIAAAKNGDLQQGFDAEDKALADLIMGGELRSGIYAFNLVQKRGKRPAGAPDKSLARPVTKVGVVGAGLMASQLALLFLRRLEVPVVLTDIDQERVDKGVGYVHAEIDKLLGKGRINQDKANRLKALVTGVLDKAEGFSDADFIIEAVFEEIGVKQQVFAEVEAVAPAHAILATNTSSLSVTEMASKLKNPERVVGFHFFNPVAILPLLEIVRGEATDDAALATAFGVAKKLKKTAVLVKDAPAFVVNRILTRFMGEIQNVIDEGTPVAVAEKAVEPLGLPMSPLVLLELVGPAIGLHVSETLNRAFPDRFTVSPNLAAVVKAGKRGFYVYDSGKPELDPEVAALLKQGDVVLTEEQVRARVLDAVAQEIGLMLDEGVVAEAQDVDLCLITGAGWPFHLGGITPYLDREGVSQRVNGKPFLAPGVASVPA; this is encoded by the coding sequence GTGAGCACCACTGAACTCCTGAAGGGCGCAGCGGAACTGTTCCCCGACGAGGTCGTGACGTCGGCGCACGTACGCCACCTCGACCTGCCGTTCGGCGCCGGGCGCTTCGCGCTCATCACGCTGGACAACGGCTTCGACCACACCAAGCCGACCACCTTCGGCCCGGCCTCGCTGGCGAACCTGAACGCCGCGATCGACCAGGTGGAGAAGGAGGCGTCGGCCAGCGAGATCATCGGCGTCGGCGTCACCGGCAAGCCGTTCATCTTCGCCGTCGGCGCGGACCTCAAGGGCGTCGAGCTCCTGAAGGAGCACAAGGACGCGCTCGCCATCGGCAAGGGCGGTCACGAGGTCTTCAAGCGGCTGTCCGCCCTCGCGGTCCCGACCTTCGCGTACTACAACGGCGCGGCCATGGGCGGCGGTGTCGAGGTCGGTCTGCACTGCAGCTACCGCACGGTCTCCGCGTCCCTGCCCGCCTTCTCGCTGCCCGAGGTCTTCCTCGGTCTGGTGCCCGGCTGGGGCGGCTGTGCCCTGCTGCCGAACCTGATCGGCGCCGACAAGGCCGTCTCGGTGATCATCGAGAACTCGCTCAACCAGAACAAGCAGCTCAAGGGCGTGCAGGTCTACGAGCTGGGGATCGCCGACGCGCTCTTCGAGGGCGCGGACTTCCTGGAGCAGTCGCTGATCTGGACGGCGTCCGTCCTCAAGGGCGAGATCGTCGTCGACCGCCCGGTCATCGACCGCGGCGAGGCCTGGGACCAGGCCGTCGCCAAGGGCCGCTTCATCGCGGACAGCAAGGTGCACGGGGCGGCCCCGGCCGCGTACCGCGCGCTGGACATCATCGCCGCCGCGAAGAACGGCGACCTCCAGCAGGGCTTCGACGCCGAGGACAAGGCGCTCGCCGACCTGATCATGGGCGGTGAACTGCGCTCCGGCATCTACGCGTTCAACCTGGTGCAGAAGCGCGGCAAGCGTCCGGCGGGTGCGCCGGACAAGTCGCTGGCCCGCCCGGTCACCAAGGTCGGTGTCGTGGGCGCCGGTCTGATGGCCTCGCAGCTCGCCCTGCTCTTCCTGCGCCGCCTTGAGGTGCCGGTCGTGCTGACCGACATCGACCAGGAGCGGGTCGACAAGGGCGTGGGCTACGTCCACGCCGAGATCGACAAGCTGCTCGGCAAGGGCCGGATCAACCAGGACAAGGCCAACCGTCTCAAGGCCCTGGTCACGGGTGTCCTGGACAAGGCCGAGGGCTTCTCCGACGCGGACTTCATCATCGAGGCCGTCTTCGAGGAGATCGGCGTCAAGCAGCAGGTGTTCGCGGAGGTCGAGGCGGTCGCCCCGGCGCACGCGATCCTCGCCACCAACACCTCCTCGCTGTCGGTGACCGAGATGGCGTCGAAGCTCAAGAACCCCGAGCGGGTCGTGGGCTTCCACTTCTTCAACCCGGTCGCGATCCTCCCGCTCCTGGAGATCGTGCGGGGCGAGGCGACGGACGACGCCGCGCTGGCCACGGCGTTCGGTGTCGCCAAGAAGCTGAAGAAGACCGCGGTCCTCGTGAAGGACGCCCCGGCGTTCGTCGTGAACCGCATCCTCACCCGCTTCATGGGCGAGATCCAGAACGTCATCGACGAGGGCACGCCGGTCGCGGTCGCCGAGAAGGCGGTCGAGCCGCTGGGTCTGCCGATGTCGCCGCTGGTCCTGCTGGAGCTGGTCGGTCCGGCGATCGGTCTGCACGTCTCCGAGACGCTCAACCGGGCCTTCCCCGACCGCTTCACGGTCTCTCCGAACCTCGCGGCGGTCGTCAAGGCCGGCAAGCGTGGCTTCTACGTGTACGACTCCGGGAAGCCGGAGCTCGACCCCGAGGTCGCCGCGCTGCTGAAGCAGGGCGATGTCGTTCTGACGGAGGAGCAGGTGCGGGCCCGCGTCCTGGACGCCGTCGCGCAGGAGATCGGGCTCATGCTCGACGAGGGTGTCGTGGCGGAGGCTCAGGATGTCGACCTGTGCCTGATCACGGGCGCGGGGTGGCCGTTCCACCTCGGTGGGATCACGCCCTACCTGGACCGTGAGGGTGTCTCCCAGCGGGTGAACGGCAAGCCGTTCCTGGCCCCGGGCGTGGCGTCGGTCCCGGCGTAG
- a CDS encoding NTP pyrophosphohydrolase yields MDAPPLVIVDAANVVGSVPDGWWRDRRGAAERVRDLLVPYAAEGLPGLPGPLELVLVVEGGARAVTSVPGVRVEAAPGSGDDRIVELVAEHPDRSRLVVTADRELRRRVTELGAEVTGPRTVRP; encoded by the coding sequence ATGGACGCTCCTCCGCTTGTGATCGTCGATGCCGCCAATGTGGTCGGGTCGGTGCCCGACGGCTGGTGGCGCGACCGCCGGGGCGCCGCGGAGCGCGTACGGGACCTGCTCGTGCCGTACGCGGCCGAGGGCCTCCCGGGCCTTCCCGGGCCCCTGGAGCTGGTCCTCGTGGTCGAGGGCGGCGCCCGCGCAGTGACCTCCGTGCCCGGGGTACGGGTCGAGGCGGCGCCCGGCAGCGGTGACGACCGCATCGTGGAGCTGGTCGCCGAACACCCGGACCGCTCGCGCCTGGTGGTCACGGCGGACCGTGAACTGCGGCGCAGGGTGACGGAGTTGGGCGCCGAGGTCACGGGTCCGAGGACCGTCCGCCCGTGA
- a CDS encoding amino acid permease: MSNTLFRTKKIEQSIQDTEEPEHALKKSLSALDLTVFGVGVIIGTGIFVLTGTVAKNNAGPAVALAFVVAGVVCALAALCYAEFASTVPVAGSAYTFSYASLGELPAWIIGWDLVLEFALGTAVVAVGWSGYIASLLDNAGWHLPAALSGREGADGFGFDILAAALVLVLTAILVVGTKLSARVTAVVVAIKVTVVLVVIIAGAFFIKGDNYDPFVPKAKPVEAGSGLDSPLIQLMFGWAPSNFGVMGIFTAASVVFFAFIGFDVVATAAEETRNPQRDMPRGILGSLLICTTLYVAVSIVVTGMQHYTKLSVDAPLADAFKATGHPWYAGFISFGAAVGLTTVCMILLLGQTRVFFAMSRDGLLPRFFSHVHPRFRTPHRPTILLGVIIAIVAGFTSLSELAELVNIGTLFAFVVVAIGVIILRRTRPDLPRAFRTPLVPILPIVSVLASLWLMLNLPAETWLRFGIWMAIGFLVYFVYGRSHSRLGRDRKAAAEQG; the protein is encoded by the coding sequence GTGAGCAACACCCTCTTCAGGACGAAGAAGATCGAGCAGTCCATCCAGGACACCGAGGAACCGGAGCACGCGCTCAAAAAATCCCTGTCCGCCCTGGATCTGACGGTCTTCGGGGTCGGTGTCATCATCGGCACCGGCATCTTCGTCCTCACCGGCACCGTCGCCAAGAACAACGCCGGTCCCGCCGTCGCCCTGGCCTTCGTCGTGGCCGGGGTCGTCTGCGCGCTCGCCGCGCTCTGCTACGCCGAGTTCGCGTCCACGGTCCCCGTGGCCGGCTCCGCGTACACCTTCTCCTACGCCTCCCTCGGTGAACTGCCCGCCTGGATCATCGGCTGGGACCTCGTGCTCGAGTTCGCGCTCGGCACCGCGGTGGTCGCGGTCGGCTGGTCCGGCTACATCGCCTCGCTGCTCGACAACGCGGGCTGGCATCTGCCCGCGGCGCTCAGCGGGAGAGAGGGGGCGGACGGCTTCGGCTTCGACATCCTCGCCGCCGCCCTCGTGCTGGTGCTCACCGCCATCCTGGTGGTCGGCACGAAGCTCTCCGCGCGGGTGACCGCCGTCGTGGTCGCCATCAAGGTGACCGTCGTCCTCGTCGTGATCATCGCGGGTGCCTTCTTCATCAAGGGCGACAACTACGACCCGTTCGTCCCGAAGGCGAAGCCCGTGGAGGCGGGCAGCGGTCTCGACTCGCCGCTGATCCAGCTGATGTTCGGCTGGGCGCCCTCCAACTTCGGCGTGATGGGCATCTTCACCGCCGCCTCCGTCGTCTTCTTCGCCTTCATCGGCTTCGACGTCGTGGCCACGGCCGCCGAGGAGACCAGGAACCCGCAGCGCGACATGCCCCGCGGCATCCTCGGCTCACTCCTCATCTGCACCACGCTGTACGTCGCGGTGTCGATCGTCGTGACCGGCATGCAGCACTACACCAAGCTGTCCGTGGACGCCCCGCTCGCCGACGCCTTCAAGGCCACCGGCCACCCCTGGTACGCGGGCTTCATCAGCTTCGGCGCCGCCGTCGGCCTCACCACCGTCTGCATGATCCTGCTGCTCGGCCAGACCCGGGTCTTCTTCGCGATGAGCCGCGACGGACTGCTGCCGCGCTTCTTCTCGCACGTCCACCCGCGCTTCAGGACCCCGCACCGGCCGACCATCCTGCTCGGCGTGATCATCGCGATCGTCGCGGGCTTCACCAGCCTGAGCGAACTCGCCGAGCTGGTGAACATCGGCACGCTGTTCGCGTTCGTCGTCGTCGCGATCGGCGTGATCATCCTGCGTCGCACCCGCCCGGACCTGCCGCGCGCCTTCCGCACCCCGCTGGTGCCGATCCTGCCGATCGTCTCCGTCCTCGCCTCGCTGTGGCTGATGCTGAACCTGCCCGCCGAGACCTGGCTGCGATTCGGCATCTGGATGGCCATCGGCTTCCTCGTGTACTTCGTCTACGGCCGCTCGCACAGCCGCCTCGGCCGGGACCGGAAGGCAGCCGCCGAGCAGGGCTAG
- the dxs gene encoding 1-deoxy-D-xylulose-5-phosphate synthase yields the protein MPLLTRIKGPRDLDRLSPEQLDQLADEIRTFLVDAVSKTGGHLGPNLGVVELTIALHRVFESPKDRILWDTGHQSYVHKLLTGRQDFSKLKMKGGLSGYPSQAESEHDVIENSHASTVLGWADGLAKANEVLRKDDHHVVAVIGDGALTGGMAWEALNNIADAKDRPLVIVVNDNERSYAPTIGGLANHLATLRTTDGYERFLARGKDLLERTPVVGRPLYETLHGAKKGLKDFIAPQGMFEDLGLKYVGPIDGHDMEALESALARAKRFGGPVIVHCLTEKGRGYQPALLDEADRFHGIGPIHPDTGLPVKASGADWTSVFGDEMVALGKEREDVVAITAAMLQPVGLKKFADAFPNRIYDVGIAEQHGAVSAAGLATGGLHPVFAVYATFLNRAFDQVLMDVALHKCGVTFVLDRAGVTGTDGASHNGMWDMSILQVVPGLRLAAPRDADQVRAQLREAVEVTDAPTVVRFSKGAVGPAVPAVGRVGGMDVLREPGTDTPDVLLVSVGALAPMCLEIAGLLDQQGISTTVVDPRWVKPVDEAMAPLAERHRVVVTVEDNSRVGGVGSAVAQALRDAGVDVPLRDFGIPPRFLDHASRKEVMAEIGLTAPDIARQVTGLVSKLDGRYDQAHATPEPARD from the coding sequence GTGCCGCTGCTGACCCGCATCAAGGGACCGCGCGATCTGGACCGGCTCAGCCCGGAGCAGCTGGATCAGCTCGCCGACGAGATCAGGACCTTCCTCGTCGACGCGGTTTCCAAGACCGGCGGCCACCTCGGCCCCAACCTCGGCGTCGTCGAACTCACCATCGCCCTGCACCGGGTCTTCGAGTCCCCCAAGGACCGGATCCTGTGGGACACCGGACACCAGTCCTACGTCCACAAGCTGCTCACGGGCCGCCAGGACTTCTCGAAGCTGAAGATGAAGGGCGGCCTGTCCGGCTACCCCTCCCAGGCCGAGTCCGAGCACGACGTCATCGAGAACAGCCACGCCTCCACGGTCCTCGGCTGGGCCGACGGCCTCGCGAAGGCCAACGAGGTGCTGCGCAAGGACGACCACCACGTCGTCGCCGTCATCGGCGACGGGGCGCTCACCGGCGGTATGGCCTGGGAGGCGCTCAACAACATCGCCGACGCCAAGGACCGCCCGCTCGTCATCGTCGTCAACGACAACGAGCGGTCGTACGCGCCCACCATCGGCGGCCTCGCGAACCACCTGGCGACCCTGCGGACCACCGACGGCTACGAGCGCTTCCTGGCCCGCGGCAAGGACCTCCTGGAGCGCACTCCCGTCGTCGGCAGGCCCCTCTACGAGACCCTGCACGGCGCCAAGAAGGGCCTCAAGGACTTCATCGCCCCGCAGGGCATGTTCGAGGACCTCGGCCTGAAGTACGTCGGGCCCATCGACGGGCACGACATGGAGGCCCTGGAGTCCGCGCTCGCACGCGCCAAGCGCTTCGGCGGCCCGGTCATCGTGCACTGCCTCACCGAGAAGGGCCGCGGCTACCAGCCCGCCCTGCTCGACGAGGCGGACCGCTTCCACGGCATCGGCCCCATCCACCCCGACACCGGCCTGCCCGTCAAGGCCTCGGGCGCCGACTGGACCTCCGTCTTCGGCGACGAGATGGTCGCGCTCGGCAAGGAGCGCGAGGACGTCGTCGCGATCACGGCGGCCATGCTCCAGCCGGTCGGCCTGAAGAAGTTCGCGGACGCCTTCCCGAACCGCATCTACGACGTCGGCATCGCCGAGCAGCACGGCGCCGTCTCCGCCGCGGGCCTCGCCACCGGCGGACTGCACCCCGTCTTCGCGGTCTACGCGACCTTCCTCAACCGCGCCTTCGACCAGGTCCTGATGGACGTGGCCCTGCACAAGTGCGGAGTCACCTTCGTGCTCGACCGGGCCGGCGTCACCGGCACCGACGGCGCCTCCCACAACGGCATGTGGGACATGTCGATCCTCCAGGTCGTCCCGGGCCTGCGGCTCGCCGCGCCGCGCGACGCCGACCAGGTCCGCGCCCAGCTGCGCGAGGCCGTCGAGGTCACGGACGCGCCGACCGTGGTCCGCTTCTCCAAGGGCGCCGTCGGCCCCGCCGTGCCCGCCGTGGGCCGCGTCGGCGGCATGGACGTCCTGCGGGAGCCCGGCACCGACACCCCGGACGTGCTCCTCGTCTCGGTCGGCGCCCTCGCGCCCATGTGCCTGGAGATCGCCGGTCTCCTCGACCAGCAGGGCATCTCCACCACCGTCGTCGACCCCCGCTGGGTCAAGCCCGTCGACGAGGCCATGGCCCCGCTCGCCGAGCGGCACCGCGTGGTCGTCACCGTCGAGGACAACTCCCGCGTCGGCGGCGTCGGCTCGGCGGTCGCCCAGGCCCTGCGCGACGCGGGCGTCGACGTACCCCTGCGCGACTTCGGCATCCCGCCGCGCTTCCTCGACCACGCCTCCCGCAAGGAGGTCATGGCCGAGATCGGACTGACCGCACCGGACATCGCCCGCCAGGTCACCGGTCTGGTCTCCAAGCTCGACGGACGGTACGACCAGGCCCACGCCACACCGGAGCCCGCCCGCGACTGA
- a CDS encoding sugar ABC transporter permease, with amino-acid sequence MSIDKTSASTDEHAVANPEAAADAVTVVDPRLLVREQGLAGYVGEFKRKMKGGDLGSVPVVLGLIAICIIFQSLNSAFLSAENLNNIAVAMVATGMMSVGIIFVLLLGEIDLSVGSVSGVAGAITAVLSVTHGVNEWLAVLIALASGAAIGALHGFFFARIGAPAFAVTLAGLLFWLGFMLQILGENGTINIDGDGVVGKLTTYYFSDVAAAYGLALVAVVLFFVTSFLDSRRREAAGIPSRPLGDLIMRTALLAIVAFAAAIMFNQYKGLPLALLLFVLVLVISDFVLRRTSYGRKIFALGGSVEASRRAGINVTAVRVSVFALAGFFAAVGGLFWASKIAAANQSAGAGDLLMNVIAAAVIGGTSLFGGRGRTWNALLGVMVITSIQYGLALEGIATPVQYMITGGVLLATVVIDSITRKTQKTAGRA; translated from the coding sequence GTGAGCATCGACAAGACCTCCGCCAGCACGGACGAGCACGCCGTCGCGAACCCCGAGGCCGCCGCCGACGCGGTGACCGTGGTCGACCCCCGGCTGCTCGTGCGCGAGCAGGGCCTGGCCGGCTACGTCGGCGAGTTCAAGCGCAAGATGAAGGGTGGCGACCTGGGATCCGTCCCGGTCGTCCTCGGCCTGATCGCCATCTGCATCATCTTCCAGAGCCTGAACTCGGCCTTCCTCTCCGCCGAGAACCTCAACAACATCGCCGTCGCGATGGTCGCCACCGGCATGATGTCGGTGGGCATCATCTTCGTGCTGCTGCTCGGCGAGATCGACCTGTCGGTCGGCTCGGTCAGCGGTGTCGCGGGCGCCATCACCGCGGTGCTCAGCGTCACCCACGGTGTGAACGAGTGGCTGGCCGTCCTCATCGCCCTCGCGAGCGGTGCGGCCATCGGCGCGCTCCACGGCTTCTTCTTCGCCCGGATCGGCGCCCCCGCGTTCGCGGTCACCCTGGCGGGCCTGCTGTTCTGGCTCGGCTTCATGCTCCAGATCCTGGGCGAGAACGGCACCATCAACATCGACGGTGACGGCGTGGTCGGCAAGCTGACCACGTACTACTTCTCGGACGTCGCGGCCGCCTACGGCCTCGCGCTCGTCGCCGTGGTGCTCTTCTTCGTCACCAGCTTCCTGGACAGCCGCCGCCGCGAGGCCGCGGGCATCCCGTCCCGGCCGCTCGGCGACCTCATCATGCGCACGGCCCTGCTCGCGATCGTGGCGTTCGCCGCCGCGATCATGTTCAACCAGTACAAGGGTCTGCCGCTGGCGCTGCTGCTGTTCGTGCTGGTCCTGGTCATCAGCGACTTCGTACTGCGCCGCACGAGCTACGGCCGCAAGATCTTCGCACTCGGCGGCAGCGTCGAGGCGTCCCGTCGTGCGGGCATCAACGTCACGGCGGTCCGCGTCTCGGTCTTCGCCCTGGCGGGCTTCTTCGCCGCCGTCGGCGGTCTGTTCTGGGCCTCGAAGATCGCCGCGGCCAACCAGAGCGCCGGTGCCGGTGACCTCCTGATGAACGTCATCGCGGCGGCCGTCATCGGCGGCACCAGCCTCTTCGGTGGCCGTGGCCGCACGTGGAACGCGCTGCTCGGTGTCATGGTGATCACCTCGATCCAGTACGGCCTCGCCCTTGAGGGCATCGCCACGCCGGTTCAGTACATGATCACTGGTGGTGTGCTTCTGGCCACGGTCGTCATCGACTCGATCACGCGGAAGACGCAGAAGACCGCGGGCCGCGCGTAA
- a CDS encoding ATP-binding cassette domain-containing protein: MVNVSATPVLALRGVSKRFGAVQALTDVELEVHAGEVVALVGDNGAGKSTLVKTIAGVHPIDEGVIEWDGKAVQINKPHDAQHLGVATVYQDLALCDNIDVVGNLYLGRELKKRGILDEVEMERRSRELLQTLSIRIPSVRIPIASLSGGQRQTVAIARSMLGEPKLVILDEPTAALGVEQTAQVLDLVERLRERGHAVLLISHNMADVKAVADKVAVLRLGRNNGVFEVKATSQEEIISAITGATDNAVTRRAARSNGEAQK, from the coding sequence ATGGTCAACGTGTCCGCTACGCCTGTTCTGGCGTTGCGCGGGGTCTCGAAGCGATTCGGTGCCGTTCAGGCGCTCACCGACGTCGAGCTCGAGGTCCACGCCGGTGAGGTGGTTGCCCTGGTCGGCGACAACGGCGCCGGAAAGTCCACGCTGGTGAAAACGATCGCCGGCGTGCACCCCATCGACGAGGGTGTCATCGAATGGGACGGCAAGGCCGTCCAGATCAACAAGCCGCACGACGCCCAGCACCTGGGCGTCGCGACCGTCTACCAGGACCTCGCGCTGTGCGACAACATCGACGTCGTCGGCAACCTCTACCTGGGCCGTGAGCTGAAGAAGCGCGGCATCCTGGACGAGGTCGAGATGGAGCGCCGCTCACGCGAACTGCTCCAGACGCTGTCGATCCGCATTCCCAGCGTGCGCATCCCGATCGCCTCGCTCTCCGGCGGTCAGCGCCAGACCGTGGCGATCGCCCGCTCCATGCTCGGCGAGCCCAAGCTGGTCATCCTCGACGAGCCCACCGCGGCCCTCGGTGTCGAGCAGACCGCCCAGGTCCTCGACCTGGTCGAGCGGCTGCGCGAGCGCGGCCACGCCGTCCTCCTCATCAGCCACAACATGGCCGATGTGAAGGCCGTCGCCGACAAGGTGGCCGTGCTCCGGCTCGGCCGCAACAACGGAGTCTTCGAGGTCAAGGCGACCTCGCAGGAAGAGATCATCTCCGCCATCACCGGTGCCACGGACAACGCCGTGACCCGCCGTGCGGCGCGCAGCAACGGGGAGGCTCAGAAGTGA